Proteins from one Panulirus ornatus isolate Po-2019 chromosome 44, ASM3632096v1, whole genome shotgun sequence genomic window:
- the LOC139762689 gene encoding uncharacterized protein isoform X2, translating into MPEGLCTTLCLQWEPEIIAIALMYLAGKLSKFEVTDWTGRIPKHQRWWDMYVEGISMDLLEDICHQVLDLYSPNRTEPVSSSGETPVTTPGTPRRPSTPTQTPTTAPPPAKKPKKEEVKSSPAKTESTTPSQPYQYPYQYPSYPSSYTSQSSSQGTSTAAAAAAAAAAAAAAAAAATQRYSYTYPSSATQGPPPPQAPPQAPPPTYQPPQRHYPPPTATASQAPPPHYTSQPPPTHYSSTTHPSSSYHPPPTTTHYPTPPTNQPPPQSHYAPPPHGSASSYYAPPPTTANQPSYPGAGPSSSYPPPSSYSHSSSRQY; encoded by the exons ATGCCTGAAGG CTTGTGTACAACACTGTGTCTTCAGTGGGAACCAGAAATTATAGCCATTGCCCTTATGTACCTAGCAGGAAAGCTAAGTAAATTTGAAGTGACTGATTGGACGGGGAGAATACCGAAGCACCAACGTTGGTGGGACATGTATGTTGAAGGCATCTCCATGGACTTGTTAGAAG ATATCTGCCACCAAGTTCTGGACCTGTACTCACCCAATAGAACTGAACCAGTATCAAGTTCTGGAGAGACCCCTGTCACTACACCAGGAACCCCAAGacgaccatcaacaccaacacagacaccaaccacagcaccaccaccagcgaaaAAACCTAAGAAAGAAGAAGTAAAATCTTCCCCAGCCAAGACAGAAAGTACTACCCCATCGCAACCTTATCAGTACCCATACCAGTATCCAAGTTATCCTTCATCTTACACTTCCCAGAGTTCTTCCCAAGGAAcatccactgctgctgctgctgctgctgctgccgccgctgctgctgctgccgctgctgctgctacccagcgctactcatatacatacccatcATCCGCTACACAagggccgccaccaccacaagctCCACCTCAAGCACCCCCTCCGACTTACCAACCCCCTCAGAGGCACTATCCACCTCCTACAGCAACAGCCtcccaggctcctcctccacattaCACCTCTCAGCCTCCTCCTACACACTATTCCTCAACTACTCATCCTTCATCCTCATATCATCCCCCACCTACTACaacacactaccctacacctccTACGAACCAACCTCCTCCACAAAGCCATTATGCCCCTCCTCCACATGGATCAGCTTCTTCTTACTACGCACCACCGCCTACCACTGCCAACCAACCCAGCTACCCAGGAGCAGGACCATCCTCATCTTATCCACCACCGAGCTCCTATTCTCACTCGAGCTCTAGACAATATTGA
- the LOC139762689 gene encoding uncharacterized protein isoform X1, producing the protein MVQMAWTFVNDSLCTTLCLQWEPEIIAIALMYLAGKLSKFEVTDWTGRIPKHQRWWDMYVEGISMDLLEDICHQVLDLYSPNRTEPVSSSGETPVTTPGTPRRPSTPTQTPTTAPPPAKKPKKEEVKSSPAKTESTTPSQPYQYPYQYPSYPSSYTSQSSSQGTSTAAAAAAAAAAAAAAAAAATQRYSYTYPSSATQGPPPPQAPPQAPPPTYQPPQRHYPPPTATASQAPPPHYTSQPPPTHYSSTTHPSSSYHPPPTTTHYPTPPTNQPPPQSHYAPPPHGSASSYYAPPPTTANQPSYPGAGPSSSYPPPSSYSHSSSRQY; encoded by the exons ATGGTTCAGATGGCCTGGACATTTGTCAATGACAG CTTGTGTACAACACTGTGTCTTCAGTGGGAACCAGAAATTATAGCCATTGCCCTTATGTACCTAGCAGGAAAGCTAAGTAAATTTGAAGTGACTGATTGGACGGGGAGAATACCGAAGCACCAACGTTGGTGGGACATGTATGTTGAAGGCATCTCCATGGACTTGTTAGAAG ATATCTGCCACCAAGTTCTGGACCTGTACTCACCCAATAGAACTGAACCAGTATCAAGTTCTGGAGAGACCCCTGTCACTACACCAGGAACCCCAAGacgaccatcaacaccaacacagacaccaaccacagcaccaccaccagcgaaaAAACCTAAGAAAGAAGAAGTAAAATCTTCCCCAGCCAAGACAGAAAGTACTACCCCATCGCAACCTTATCAGTACCCATACCAGTATCCAAGTTATCCTTCATCTTACACTTCCCAGAGTTCTTCCCAAGGAAcatccactgctgctgctgctgctgctgctgccgccgctgctgctgctgccgctgctgctgctacccagcgctactcatatacatacccatcATCCGCTACACAagggccgccaccaccacaagctCCACCTCAAGCACCCCCTCCGACTTACCAACCCCCTCAGAGGCACTATCCACCTCCTACAGCAACAGCCtcccaggctcctcctccacattaCACCTCTCAGCCTCCTCCTACACACTATTCCTCAACTACTCATCCTTCATCCTCATATCATCCCCCACCTACTACaacacactaccctacacctccTACGAACCAACCTCCTCCACAAAGCCATTATGCCCCTCCTCCACATGGATCAGCTTCTTCTTACTACGCACCACCGCCTACCACTGCCAACCAACCCAGCTACCCAGGAGCAGGACCATCCTCATCTTATCCACCACCGAGCTCCTATTCTCACTCGAGCTCTAGACAATATTGA